A portion of the Bacillus sp. es.034 genome contains these proteins:
- a CDS encoding PrkA family serine protein kinase, which translates to MDILKRIEHYREEEEKLKWEGTFAQYLDLLKEKPWIGQSAHSRVFNMIKDAGVEEVEGKRKYKFFSNQLFGLEEALERLVEEYFHPAAKRLDVRKRILLLMGPVSGGKSTLVSMLKRGLEHYSRTERGGVFSIKGCPMHEDPLHLIPQHLREDFYEEYGIRIEGNLSPLNTMRVEKEYHGRIEDVQVERVFFSEDKRVGIGTFSPSDPKSQDIADLTGSIDFSTIAEFGSESDPRAYRFDGELNKANRGLMEFQEMLKCDEKFLWHLLSLTQEGNFKAGRFALISADELIVAHTNETEYRSFISNKKNEALHSRIIVMPVPYNLKVTQEEKIYEKMINESDVSNVHVAPHTLRVAAMFTILTRLKEPKRGDIDLIKKMRLYDGENVEGFNSADVDEMKKEYQDEGMSGIDPRYVINRISSTIIRKEVPTINALDVLRALKEGLDQHPSITNELREKYLNFISLARKEYDDIAKKEVQKAFVYSYEESAKTLMDNYLDNVEAYCNKAKLHDPLTGEEINPDEKLMRSIEEQIGISENAKKAFREEILIRISAYARKGKRFDYNSHDRLREAIQKKLFADLKDVVKITTSSKTPDEQQLKKVNEVVARLIDEHGYNSTSANDLLRYVGSLLNR; encoded by the coding sequence ATGGATATTTTAAAAAGAATTGAACATTACCGAGAAGAAGAAGAGAAACTGAAATGGGAAGGGACGTTTGCTCAGTATTTAGACCTGCTGAAAGAGAAGCCTTGGATCGGGCAGTCTGCTCATTCAAGAGTCTTTAATATGATTAAAGATGCCGGAGTCGAGGAGGTCGAGGGGAAACGGAAGTATAAATTCTTCAGCAATCAATTATTTGGCTTAGAAGAGGCGCTTGAGAGACTCGTTGAAGAATACTTTCATCCTGCTGCGAAACGATTAGACGTGAGAAAGAGGATCTTATTATTGATGGGTCCTGTAAGTGGAGGGAAATCGACGCTCGTTTCCATGCTGAAACGGGGACTCGAGCACTATTCACGGACTGAAAGAGGAGGAGTGTTCTCCATTAAAGGCTGTCCGATGCATGAAGACCCGCTGCATTTGATTCCTCAGCATTTACGTGAAGATTTTTATGAAGAGTATGGCATCCGTATAGAAGGAAATCTATCTCCGTTAAATACAATGCGTGTGGAAAAAGAATACCATGGCCGCATTGAAGACGTCCAAGTGGAAAGAGTCTTCTTCTCAGAAGATAAACGTGTTGGAATTGGTACGTTCAGTCCATCTGATCCAAAGTCACAGGATATCGCCGATTTAACAGGCAGCATCGACTTCTCGACGATTGCTGAATTTGGTTCAGAATCGGATCCGCGTGCGTACCGGTTTGATGGGGAATTAAATAAAGCGAACCGTGGTTTGATGGAATTCCAGGAAATGCTCAAATGTGATGAAAAGTTCTTATGGCACTTATTATCTCTTACCCAGGAAGGAAACTTCAAGGCAGGTCGATTCGCCCTGATTTCGGCCGACGAGCTGATTGTGGCCCACACGAATGAAACCGAGTATCGATCCTTCATTTCAAATAAGAAGAATGAAGCGCTGCACTCACGTATCATCGTCATGCCGGTTCCGTATAACTTGAAGGTCACCCAGGAAGAGAAGATATATGAAAAAATGATCAACGAAAGCGATGTTTCGAACGTTCACGTGGCTCCTCATACATTAAGGGTCGCAGCGATGTTCACGATCCTCACACGACTGAAGGAACCGAAGCGCGGTGACATCGATTTGATCAAAAAGATGCGCCTGTATGATGGAGAAAATGTAGAAGGATTCAATTCTGCCGACGTGGATGAAATGAAGAAGGAATACCAGGATGAAGGAATGAGCGGTATCGATCCGCGTTATGTGATCAACCGTATCTCTTCTACGATCATTCGAAAAGAAGTACCGACCATTAACGCGTTGGATGTTCTCCGGGCTTTGAAGGAAGGCCTGGACCAACATCCATCGATCACCAATGAACTTCGGGAAAAATATTTAAACTTTATCTCCCTTGCCCGGAAAGAGTATGATGATATTGCCAAGAAAGAAGTACAGAAAGCCTTTGTGTATTCGTATGAAGAGTCTGCGAAAACGCTTATGGATAACTATCTTGATAATGTTGAAGCCTACTGCAACAAAGCAAAGCTTCATGACCCGTTAACGGGTGAAGAAATCAATCCGGATGAAAAGCTGATGCGTTCCATCGAGGAGCAGATCGGAATCTCTGAAAATGCGAAGAAGGCGTTCCGTGAAGAAATCCTGATCCGTATCTCTGCTTATGCCCGCAAAGGGAAGCGATTCGACTACAATTCACATGATCGCCTGAGAGAAGCCATTCAGAAGAAGCTATTCGCTGACTTGAAGGATGTTGTAAAGATCACCACTTCATCCAAAACGCCAGATGAACAGCAGCTGAAGAAGGTCAATGAAGTGGTCGCCCGCCTCATCGATGAACATGGCTACAACTCAACATCTGCCAACGATTTACTGCGCTATGTAGGCAGTCTGTTAAACCGTTAA